The following proteins are co-located in the Spirosoma montaniterrae genome:
- a CDS encoding SPFH domain-containing protein: MITLSILFFLLVVLVFLSVVIVQQGTVAVITIFGKYARVMGPGLNFKIPFIETVYRRISIQNRSVELAFQAITADQANVNFKAMLVYSVLNQGEETIKNVAFKFIDEASFMQALTRTIEGSIRSFVATKRQSEILALRSEIIEHVKSQLDTLLESWGYHLTDLQLNDIAFDEVIMRSMAQVVASSNLRAAAENEGQALLITKTKAAEAEGNAIKISAEAEKTASQLRGQGVALFREEVAKGMAESAKVMNEANLDASLILFSIWTEAIKHFAENGKGNVIFLDGSTESMEKNMQQLMALQKLNTVGN; this comes from the coding sequence ATGATTACCCTATCCATTTTATTCTTTCTGCTGGTTGTCCTCGTCTTTTTGTCGGTCGTAATTGTACAGCAGGGTACGGTAGCCGTTATTACCATTTTTGGCAAATATGCGCGGGTGATGGGGCCGGGGCTGAACTTCAAGATTCCGTTTATCGAAACCGTGTACCGGCGCATCTCGATTCAAAACCGCTCGGTCGAACTGGCGTTTCAGGCAATCACCGCCGATCAGGCCAACGTAAATTTCAAAGCCATGCTGGTTTATTCGGTGCTGAATCAGGGCGAAGAGACTATTAAAAACGTGGCCTTCAAATTCATCGACGAAGCCTCGTTTATGCAGGCTCTGACCCGCACCATCGAAGGCTCGATTCGCAGCTTTGTCGCCACCAAACGGCAATCCGAAATTCTGGCTCTGCGCTCAGAAATCATCGAACACGTAAAATCGCAGCTCGATACGCTCCTCGAAAGCTGGGGGTATCACCTGACTGACCTGCAACTGAACGACATTGCGTTCGATGAGGTAATTATGCGGTCGATGGCGCAGGTGGTAGCTTCTTCCAATCTGCGGGCGGCTGCCGAAAACGAAGGACAGGCGTTGCTTATCACCAAAACCAAAGCCGCCGAAGCCGAAGGAAACGCCATCAAGATTTCTGCCGAAGCCGAAAAAACGGCATCGCAACTGCGTGGGCAGGGCGTGGCGTTGTTCCGCGAGGAAGTAGCAAAGGGTATGGCCGAGTCGGCAAAAGTGATGAACGAAGCCAATTTAGATGCGTCGCTGATTCTGTTTTCGATTTGGACCGAAGCTATCAAACACTTCGCTGAGAACGGCAAAGGCAACGTTATTTTCCTCGACGGCTCGACCGAAAGCATGGAAAAAAACATGCAACAGCTCATGGCCCTGCAAAAATTAAACACAGTTGGTAATTAA